A stretch of the Salmo salar chromosome ssa20, Ssal_v3.1, whole genome shotgun sequence genome encodes the following:
- the LOC123729195 gene encoding putative uncharacterized protein ENSP00000383309 — protein MSDPTALQWARSHRAAVGQITPRCSRPDPTALQSARSHRAAVGQIPPRCSGPDHTALQSARSHRAAVGQITPRCSRPDPTALQSARSHRRCSRPDPTALQSARSHRAAVGQITPRCSRPDPTALQSARSHRAAVGQITPRCSRPDPTALQWARSHRAAVGQIPPRCSRPDPTALQSARSHRAAVGQITPRCSRPDPTALQSARSHRAAVGQITPRCSRPDPTALQWARSHRAAVGQITPRCSRPDPTALQSARSPPRCSRPDPTALQWARSHRAAVGQIPPRCSRPDPTALQSGQIPPRCSGPDHTALQWARSHRAAVGQIPPRCSRPDPTALQWARSHRAAVGQIPPRCSRARSHRAAVGQIPPRCSGPDHTALQWARSHRAAVGPDPTALQSGQIPPRCSGPDHTALQSARSHRAAVGQIPPRCSRPDPTALQSARSHRAAVGQITPRCSRPDPTALQSARSHRAAVGQIPPRCSRPDHTALQSARSHRVTPRCSRPDPTA, from the exons ATGTCAG ATCCCACCGCACTGCAGTGGGCCAGATCCCACCGCGCTGCAGTCGGCCAGATCACACCGCGCTGCAGTCGGCCAGATCCCACCGCGCTGCAGTCGGCCAGATCCCACCGCGCTGCAGTGGGCCAGATCCCACCGCGCTGCAGTGGGCCAGATCACACCGCGCTGCAGTCGGCCAGATCACACCGCGCTGCAGTCGGCCAGATCACACCGCGCTGCAGTCGGCCAGATCCCACCGCGCTGCAGTCGGCCAGATCCCACCGGCGCTGCAGTCGGCCAGATCCCACCGCGCTGCAGTCGGCCAGATCCCACCGCGCTGCAGTGGGCCAGATCACACCGCGCTGCAGTCGGCCAGATCCCACCGCGCTGCAGTCGGCCAGATCCCACCGCGCTGCAGTCGGCCAGATCACACCGCGCTGCAGTCGGCCAGATCCCACCGCGCTGCAGTGGGCCAGATCCCACCGCGCTGCAGTGGGCCAGATCCCACCGCGCTGCAGTCGGCCAGATCCCACCGCGCTGCAGTCGGCCAGATCCCACCGCGCTGCAGTGGGCCAGATCACACCGCGCTGCAGTCGGCCAGATCCCACCGCGCTGCAGTCGGCCAGATCCCACCGCGCTGCAGTCGGCCAGATCACACCGCGCTGCAGTCGGCCAGATCCCACCGCGCTGCAGTGGGCCAGATCACACCGCGCTGCAGTGGGCCAGATCACACCGCGCTGCAGTCGGCCAGATCCCACCGCGCTGCAGTCGGCCAGATCCCCACCGCGCTGCAGTCGGCCAGATCCCACCGCGCTGCAGTGGGCCAGATCACACCGCGCTGCAGTCGGCCAGATCCCACCGCGCTGCAGTCGGCCAGATCCCACCGCGCTGCAGTCGGGCCAGATCCCACCGCGCTGCAGTGGGCCAGATCACACCGCGCTGCAGTGGGCCAGATCACACCGCGCTGCAGTCGGCCAGATCCCACCGCGCTGCAGTCGGCCAGATCCCACCGCGCTGCAGTGGGCCAGATCACACCGCGCTGCAGTCGGCCAGATCCCACCGCGCTGCAGTCGGGCCAGATCACACCGCGCTGCAGTGGGCCAGATCCCACCGCGCTGCAGTGGGCCAGATCACACCGCGCTGCAGTGGGCCAGATCACACCGCGCTGCAGTCGGGCCAGATCCCACCGCGCTGCAGTCGGGCCAGATCCCACCGCGCTGCAGTGGGCCAGATCACACCGCGCTGCAGTCGGCCAGATCACACCGCGCTGCAGTGGGCCAGATCCCACCGCGCTGCAGTCGGCCAGATCCCACCGCGCTGCAGTCGGCCAGATCACACCGCGCTGCAGTCGGCCAGATCACACCGCGCTGCAGTCGGCCAGATCCCACCGCGCTGCAGTCGGCCAGATCCCACCGCGCTGCAGTCGGCCAGATCCCACCGCGCTGCAGTCGGCCAGATCACACCGCGCTGCAGTCGGCCAGATCCCACCGCGTGACACCGCGCTGCAGTCGGCCAGATCCCACCGCGTGA
- the LOC106581500 gene encoding ras-related protein Rap-2b yields MREYKVVVLGSGGVGKSALTVQFVTGSFIEKYDPTIEDFYRKEIEVDSSPSVLEILDTAGTEQFASMRDLYIKNGQGFILVYSLVNQQSFQDIKPMRDQIIRVKRNERVPMILVGNKVDLEGEREVSSGEGKALADEWSCPFMETSAKNKGSVDELFAEIVRQMNYASAPGGDDQCCTSCVII; encoded by the coding sequence ATGAGAGAATACAAAGTAGTGGTGCTCGGATCCGGCGGAGTTGGAAAATCCGCATTGACTGTGCAATTCGTAACTGGATCCTTTATAGAGAAATATGATCCCACGATAGAGGATTTCTACCGAAAGGAGATCGAGGTGGACTCATCTCCTTCCGTTCTGGAGATACTGGACACGGCGGGGACCGAACAGTTCGCCTCCATGCGAGACCTGTACATCAAAAACGGGCAGGGCTTCATCCTAGTCTACAGCTTGGTCAACCAACAAAGCTTCCAAGACATCAAACCAATGAGGGATCAGATCATCCGAGTGAAACGGAACGAGAGGGTGCCGATGATTCTTGTCGGGAATAAAGTGGACCTGGAGGGCGAGAGGGAGGTCTCGTCCGGGGAGGGGAAAGCGCTTGCGGATGAGTGGAGTTGCCCGTTTATGGAAACTTCAGCCAAAAATAAAGGCTCGGTGGACGAACTGTTtgcagaaattgtcagacagatgAATTATGCTTCAGCACCAGGTGGAGACGACCAGTGCTGCACGTCCTGTGTTATTATTTAA